The following are encoded in a window of Massilia sp. R2A-15 genomic DNA:
- a CDS encoding DUF885 domain-containing protein has protein sequence MLKTKLTLAVLLTAFALAPASAARPKKAAAKAHAGKVAKAPAAKKTVARSAEPDPDAAVAAPAPAPAERKSDRWMDSTAQQFLNAQWKLDPEGAIAAGKYDGAANLTIPNAATRSHQLAFADEWLARFGKMNVSQLSPKQRTDLALLVNKVKSDRWYLTTLREYEWNPAVYNIAEPIDLILSTEYAAKPQRLRTLLRRIANVPAYYQAAQASIVNPTHEHTQLAISQAPGTMVVLADLGKAAQESILTPQEKAIFAQRIANAGTALLGYVDFLTALDKKQQDSHSARSFRIGKELYEAKFGYDIQSASSAAQTYQKALAAKEELLVRMNGLADELWPKVMGGAAKPDDRFRKIGMVIDKLSANHVARENFFPEIRRQIPLLQNWVVSHNLLTLDPKRPLEVRETPMYKRGVAGASIDAPGPYRPQDRTWYNVTPMDSMSPQEAESSLREYNHWILQILNIHEAIPGHYAQLVYANKSPSLVKSLFGNGAMVEGWAVYAERMMLESGYGDNAPEMWLMYCKWNLRSVTNTILDYSVHVNGMTQAQAIDLLVRQAFQTPAEASEKWRRVQLTSVQLTSYFSGYADIMELREQRKQALGPRFVLKDFHEQFLSYGSAPVKVIRELMQ, from the coding sequence ATGTTAAAAACGAAATTGACGCTGGCAGTTCTTTTGACAGCCTTCGCACTGGCGCCCGCGAGCGCGGCCAGGCCGAAGAAGGCCGCGGCCAAGGCGCATGCGGGCAAGGTGGCCAAGGCGCCGGCCGCGAAGAAAACCGTGGCCAGGTCCGCGGAACCAGACCCCGATGCCGCGGTAGCGGCGCCAGCGCCGGCGCCGGCCGAACGCAAGTCGGACCGCTGGATGGACAGCACGGCGCAGCAGTTCCTCAACGCGCAGTGGAAGCTCGATCCGGAAGGCGCGATCGCCGCCGGCAAGTACGACGGCGCGGCCAACCTGACCATCCCGAACGCGGCGACGCGCTCGCACCAGCTGGCGTTCGCCGACGAGTGGCTGGCCCGCTTCGGCAAGATGAACGTGAGCCAGCTCTCGCCCAAGCAGCGCACCGACCTGGCGCTGCTGGTGAACAAGGTGAAGTCGGACCGCTGGTACCTGACCACCCTGCGCGAATACGAATGGAATCCGGCCGTCTACAACATCGCCGAGCCGATCGACCTGATCCTGTCGACCGAATACGCGGCCAAGCCGCAGCGCCTGCGCACCCTGCTGCGCCGGATCGCCAACGTGCCGGCCTACTACCAGGCGGCGCAGGCGAGCATCGTCAATCCGACCCACGAACACACGCAGCTGGCGATCTCGCAGGCGCCGGGCACGATGGTGGTGCTGGCCGACCTGGGCAAGGCGGCCCAGGAATCGATATTGACGCCGCAGGAGAAGGCGATCTTCGCGCAGCGCATCGCCAACGCCGGCACCGCGCTGCTCGGCTACGTCGACTTCCTGACGGCGCTCGACAAGAAGCAGCAGGACAGCCACAGCGCGCGCTCCTTCAGGATCGGCAAGGAGCTGTACGAAGCGAAGTTCGGCTACGACATCCAGTCCGCCAGCAGCGCCGCGCAGACCTACCAGAAGGCGCTGGCCGCGAAGGAAGAACTGCTGGTGCGGATGAACGGCCTGGCCGACGAACTGTGGCCGAAGGTGATGGGCGGCGCCGCCAAACCGGACGACCGCTTCCGCAAGATCGGCATGGTGATCGACAAGCTGTCGGCCAACCACGTCGCGCGCGAGAACTTCTTCCCCGAGATCCGGCGCCAGATCCCGCTGCTGCAGAACTGGGTGGTGAGCCACAACCTGCTCACGCTCGATCCGAAGCGTCCGCTGGAAGTGCGCGAGACGCCGATGTACAAGCGCGGCGTGGCCGGCGCCAGCATCGACGCGCCCGGCCCGTACCGCCCGCAGGACCGCACTTGGTACAACGTGACGCCGATGGACTCGATGTCGCCGCAGGAGGCCGAGAGCAGCCTGCGCGAATACAACCACTGGATCCTGCAGATCCTCAATATCCACGAAGCGATTCCGGGCCACTACGCGCAGCTGGTGTACGCCAACAAGTCGCCGTCGCTGGTCAAGTCGCTGTTCGGTAACGGCGCGATGGTCGAGGGCTGGGCGGTGTACGCCGAGCGCATGATGCTCGAATCGGGCTATGGCGACAACGCGCCGGAGATGTGGCTGATGTACTGCAAGTGGAACCTGCGCAGCGTGACCAACACGATCCTCGATTACAGCGTGCACGTGAACGGCATGACGCAGGCGCAGGCGATCGACCTGCTGGTGCGCCAGGCGTTCCAGACGCCGGCCGAGGCGAGCGAGAAGTGGCGCCGGGTCCAGCTGACGTCGGTGCAGCTGACCAGCTACTTCAGCGGCTACGCCGACATCATGGAACTGCGCGAGCAGCGCAAGCAGGCGCTCGGCCCGCGCTTCGTGCTGAAGGACTTCCACGAGCAATTCCTCAGCTACGGCAGCGCGCCCGTGAAAGTGATCAGGGAGTTGATGCAGTAA
- a CDS encoding GtrA family protein, giving the protein MTAAAARLSPLLRHAVVKFAGVGVLNTLLTLAIIFCLTAWFGVGDARANLAGYLAGLAFSFTLNRRWTFQSSAAALPALARFLLVFGVSYLLNIAIVLGLIRLGLNNYLAHMAGMPFYSIAFYLGCRHVAFPATAPAARAAAVPHSGRWYAAALLALGAVLLYRLGAAPVAIWDESRLANNAIEMAQHGLSLVTTYDGVPDHWNTKPPLLIWLMALSIRLLGANEWALRLPSVLAAFGTASMLYWFCAWRLRRPFAGFAAVLVLLATPGYVIAHGARAGDYDALLTLWTTGYLLAGYLFVHAARARENLWLGLCAACIVLAFLTKTIQGLIFLPVLAAYALLHGRVPALLRMRAFYSSVALIAAVCIGYYVLREQADPGYFAAARANDLGGRYGTVIEHHDGPFYWYLGKLPLFPWMLPAIACGWALARRGAGEERATGRFIGLAALFYLVVISSASTKLAWYAAPLAPLMALLVGMAFARTRATPRALAAGGAIALACVVALNIGLVERAVAKTDGAIDGYSLMLRDGAVAPADLRRLVIVHPGYPNGHGDPFYVAPTLFYVTALRAAGNDVVIQPASARIGAGAGTLLACGAPLLEKVKGEVALEAVARRGECGLYRITARRRANS; this is encoded by the coding sequence GTGACGGCCGCCGCGGCGCGCTTGTCTCCGCTGTTGCGCCACGCGGTCGTCAAATTCGCCGGCGTCGGCGTGCTCAACACCTTGCTGACGCTGGCGATCATCTTCTGCCTGACCGCCTGGTTCGGCGTGGGCGACGCGCGCGCCAACCTGGCCGGCTACCTGGCCGGGCTGGCGTTCAGCTTCACCCTGAACCGGCGCTGGACCTTTCAGAGCAGCGCCGCCGCCTTGCCGGCGCTGGCGCGCTTCCTGCTGGTGTTCGGCGTGTCCTACCTGCTCAACATCGCCATCGTGCTGGGACTGATCCGCCTCGGGCTGAACAACTACCTGGCGCACATGGCCGGCATGCCGTTTTATTCGATCGCGTTCTACCTGGGATGCCGCCACGTGGCGTTCCCCGCCACCGCCCCGGCCGCGCGCGCCGCGGCGGTCCCGCACAGCGGCCGCTGGTACGCCGCCGCCTTGCTGGCGCTGGGCGCCGTGCTGCTGTACCGGCTGGGCGCCGCGCCGGTGGCGATCTGGGACGAATCGCGCCTGGCCAACAACGCCATCGAAATGGCGCAGCACGGCCTGTCGCTGGTGACCACCTACGATGGCGTGCCGGATCACTGGAACACCAAGCCGCCGCTGCTGATCTGGCTGATGGCGCTGTCGATCCGCCTGCTCGGCGCCAACGAATGGGCGCTGCGCCTGCCGTCGGTGCTGGCCGCCTTCGGCACGGCCAGCATGCTGTATTGGTTTTGCGCCTGGCGGCTGCGCCGGCCGTTCGCCGGCTTCGCCGCGGTGCTCGTGCTGCTGGCCACGCCGGGCTACGTGATCGCGCACGGCGCGCGCGCCGGCGACTACGACGCCTTGCTGACCTTGTGGACCACCGGCTACCTGCTGGCCGGCTACCTGTTCGTGCACGCCGCCCGCGCGCGGGAGAACCTGTGGCTGGGACTGTGCGCGGCCTGCATCGTGCTGGCCTTCCTGACCAAGACCATCCAGGGCCTGATCTTCCTGCCGGTGCTGGCCGCCTACGCCTTGCTGCACGGGCGCGTGCCGGCGCTGCTGCGCATGCGCGCGTTCTACTCCAGCGTGGCGCTGATCGCGGCCGTCTGCATCGGCTACTACGTGCTGCGCGAGCAGGCCGACCCTGGTTACTTCGCGGCCGCCCGCGCCAACGACCTGGGTGGACGCTACGGGACGGTGATCGAACACCACGACGGGCCGTTCTACTGGTACTTGGGCAAGCTGCCGCTGTTTCCGTGGATGCTGCCGGCGATCGCCTGCGGCTGGGCGCTGGCGCGGCGCGGCGCCGGGGAGGAGCGCGCAACCGGCCGCTTCATCGGGCTGGCCGCGCTGTTCTACTTGGTGGTGATTTCGTCGGCGTCGACCAAGCTGGCGTGGTACGCCGCGCCCCTGGCGCCGCTGATGGCGCTGCTGGTGGGGATGGCGTTCGCGCGCACGCGCGCCACGCCGCGCGCGCTGGCCGCCGGCGGCGCGATCGCCCTCGCGTGCGTGGTGGCGCTGAACATCGGACTGGTGGAACGCGCGGTCGCCAAAACGGACGGCGCAATCGACGGCTACAGCCTGATGCTGCGCGACGGCGCCGTGGCGCCCGCGGACCTGCGCCGCCTCGTCATCGTCCATCCGGGTTACCCGAACGGGCACGGCGATCCGTTCTACGTGGCGCCGACCCTGTTCTACGTGACGGCGCTGCGCGCGGCCGGCAACGACGTCGTCATCCAGCCGGCGTCGGCCCGGATCGGCGCCGGCGCCGGCACGCTGCTCGCGTGCGGCGCGCCATTGCTGGAAAAGGTGAAGGGCGAGGTTGCGCTGGAAGCGGTCGCCCGGCGCGGCGAGTGCGGGCTGTACCGCATCACCGCGCGCCGGCGCGCGAACTCATAG
- a CDS encoding glycosyltransferase family 2 protein produces MSNSSGINAPGRIKLHIVVPCYNEEEVLPEACRQFDALLGRLIDKGKIAADSGIIFVDDGSADATWALIEQAARQRPRVAGLKLSRNRGHQNAVLAGMMTADGDAVVTIDADLQDDIEAIERMVDRHLEGADIVYGVRNERATDTFFKRNSAVLFYRTLAFFGVELVHNHADFRLMSRRAIEALRDYREVNLYLRGIVPLIGYRSAVVEYERRERFAGESKYPLSKMIKLAMQAITSFSTVPLQIITVTGFVVFAGAMAVSAWVLWISLFTDRAVPGWASTVLPMTVLGGIQILCLGVIGAYLGKIYGEVKARPRYVIEQITQPAPEGTPAVAGQAPRETETVAP; encoded by the coding sequence ATGAGCAATTCGAGCGGTATCAATGCCCCCGGGCGCATCAAGCTTCACATCGTCGTCCCTTGCTATAACGAGGAGGAAGTCCTGCCCGAGGCATGCCGCCAGTTCGACGCGCTGCTCGGGCGCCTGATCGACAAGGGCAAGATCGCCGCCGACAGCGGCATCATTTTTGTTGACGACGGCAGCGCCGACGCGACCTGGGCCCTGATCGAGCAGGCCGCGCGCCAGCGTCCGCGGGTGGCCGGCCTGAAGCTCTCGCGCAACCGCGGCCACCAGAATGCCGTGCTGGCCGGGATGATGACGGCCGACGGCGACGCCGTGGTCACCATCGACGCCGACCTGCAGGACGACATCGAGGCGATCGAGCGCATGGTCGACCGCCACCTGGAAGGCGCCGACATCGTGTACGGCGTGCGCAACGAGCGCGCCACCGACACCTTCTTCAAGCGCAACAGCGCGGTCCTGTTCTACCGCACGCTGGCCTTCTTCGGCGTCGAGCTGGTGCACAACCACGCCGACTTCCGCCTGATGAGCCGGCGCGCGATCGAGGCGCTGCGCGACTACCGCGAAGTGAACCTGTACCTGCGCGGCATCGTGCCGCTGATCGGCTATCGCAGCGCGGTGGTGGAATACGAGCGCCGCGAGCGCTTCGCGGGCGAGTCGAAATACCCGCTGAGCAAGATGATCAAGCTGGCGATGCAGGCGATCACCTCGTTTTCGACCGTGCCGCTGCAGATCATCACGGTGACCGGCTTCGTGGTGTTCGCCGGCGCGATGGCGGTGTCGGCCTGGGTGCTGTGGATCAGCTTGTTTACCGACCGCGCGGTGCCGGGCTGGGCCTCGACCGTGCTGCCGATGACCGTGCTGGGCGGAATCCAGATCCTGTGCCTGGGCGTGATCGGCGCCTACCTCGGCAAGATCTACGGCGAGGTCAAGGCGCGCCCGCGCTACGTGATCGAGCAGATCACCCAGCCGGCGCCGGAAGGCACGCCGGCGGTGGCGGGCCAAGCGCCGCGCGAAACCGAGACGGTCGCGCCGTGA
- the prsT gene encoding XrtA/PEP-CTERM system TPR-repeat protein PrsT — translation MSRRATSPAIRASVVLTALMLAAGLSGCGKSDTSASLMADARQYQEKGDTKAALIQLKNAAVKSPEDAEVRLQLAHLYNLAQDPVSAEKEVRKAASLGMDSARTAPELVKALLAQGQPQKALDESAAAKPGAELLAGRGDAFLALRQTDKAKESFEQALAAQPGHAEALLGQARLAAQDKDLDGALRLVDQAASANPKDASVQFFKGSLLRAQGKQELALAAFSQAIALKPDHVNARVERAVLETAAKKFEAARADIDAALKIAPTAPVVLYAQGLLDFTQGKYPAAQESLQKVLRVAPNHMPSLLLAGSVETAMGAFEQAEQHTRQYLGQFPDNEYARKLLAQIQLRNRQPLEATATLSPLLKEGSQDAQVLALAGESSMRARDFNKSTEYFEKASALAPQTASLHTSLGLSKLGQGDQQSGLAELEKAIALDPKSESAATTLVTTELALKHYDKALAAVQKLIAAQPQSAAARNLEGGVHMAKGDRAAARASFEKAASLQPDLLVPVRNLAIMDVDDKKPDAAKQRLLAFLDKNKKNAEAMATLAQLALSQKHPEEATTWLEKAQAENPDAVAPARMLAAHYLRSKQAPKAVILIRKVQTAHPADADLLDLLGQAQLATDDAAGALETYSKLVSVTPKSAQAQMRLATAHAKLKNPGAAADDLKKALALDPTFMPARYAQLEMAMAKGPTDEALALARQLQQAAPKSAEPLVVEGAILAAQKKPEAALKAYEKAFTLAQSPQLLVRLAATMKSMGKDKEADARLMQWQKEHGTDPVIVMYMGENALAKKQFKEAAEQFETVLKTHPDNPAALNNLALAYQAQKDPRALPMAERAMQLAPDSAAVIDTVGWMLSQQGNVQRALPLLQKAVTIAPKAPELRYHLAFALNQSGDKKAARQELDKLLADNKAFPQLDDAKALLKIL, via the coding sequence ATGTCGCGTCGCGCCACCTCCCCAGCCATCCGCGCATCCGTTGTGCTCACCGCCCTGATGCTCGCCGCCGGCCTGTCCGGCTGCGGAAAATCCGACACCAGCGCTTCGCTGATGGCCGACGCCCGGCAGTACCAGGAAAAAGGCGATACCAAGGCGGCCTTGATCCAGCTGAAGAACGCCGCGGTCAAGAGCCCGGAAGACGCCGAGGTGCGCTTGCAGCTGGCCCACCTGTACAACCTGGCCCAGGACCCGGTCTCGGCCGAGAAGGAAGTGCGCAAGGCGGCCAGCCTGGGCATGGACAGCGCGCGCACCGCGCCGGAGCTGGTCAAGGCCCTGCTCGCGCAAGGCCAGCCGCAGAAAGCGCTCGACGAAAGCGCGGCGGCCAAGCCGGGCGCCGAACTGCTGGCCGGGCGCGGCGACGCCTTCCTGGCGCTGCGGCAGACGGACAAGGCGAAGGAATCGTTCGAGCAGGCGCTCGCCGCCCAGCCGGGCCACGCCGAAGCGCTGCTCGGCCAGGCGCGCCTGGCGGCCCAGGACAAGGACCTCGACGGCGCCCTGCGCCTGGTCGACCAGGCCGCCAGCGCCAATCCGAAAGATGCGTCGGTACAGTTCTTCAAGGGCAGCCTGCTGCGCGCCCAGGGCAAGCAGGAACTGGCGCTGGCCGCGTTCAGCCAGGCCATCGCGCTCAAGCCCGACCACGTCAACGCGCGCGTCGAGCGCGCCGTGCTGGAAACGGCCGCCAAGAAGTTCGAGGCGGCCCGGGCCGACATCGACGCGGCGCTGAAGATCGCGCCGACGGCGCCCGTGGTGCTGTACGCCCAGGGCCTGCTGGACTTCACCCAAGGCAAATACCCGGCCGCCCAGGAATCGCTGCAGAAAGTGCTGCGCGTGGCGCCGAACCATATGCCGTCGCTCCTGCTGGCCGGCTCGGTGGAAACGGCCATGGGCGCGTTCGAGCAGGCCGAGCAGCACACCCGCCAGTACCTGGGCCAGTTCCCCGACAACGAGTATGCGCGCAAGCTGCTGGCGCAGATCCAGCTGAGAAACCGCCAGCCGCTGGAAGCGACCGCGACCCTGTCGCCGCTGCTCAAGGAAGGCAGCCAGGACGCCCAAGTACTGGCGCTGGCCGGCGAATCGTCGATGCGCGCGCGCGACTTCAACAAGTCCACCGAATATTTCGAGAAGGCGAGCGCGCTGGCGCCGCAGACGGCGTCCTTGCACACCTCGCTGGGCCTGTCGAAACTGGGCCAGGGCGACCAGCAAAGCGGCCTGGCCGAGCTGGAAAAGGCGATCGCGCTCGATCCTAAATCGGAAAGCGCGGCGACCACGCTGGTGACCACCGAACTGGCGCTCAAGCATTACGACAAGGCGCTGGCGGCGGTGCAGAAGCTGATCGCGGCGCAGCCGCAAAGCGCCGCGGCGCGCAACCTCGAAGGCGGCGTGCACATGGCCAAGGGCGACCGCGCCGCGGCGCGCGCCAGCTTCGAGAAGGCGGCCAGCCTGCAGCCGGACCTGCTGGTGCCGGTGCGCAACCTGGCGATCATGGACGTGGACGACAAGAAGCCGGACGCGGCCAAGCAGCGCCTGCTGGCCTTCCTCGACAAGAACAAGAAGAACGCCGAGGCGATGGCGACGCTGGCGCAGCTGGCGCTGAGCCAGAAGCACCCGGAAGAAGCGACCACCTGGCTGGAAAAGGCCCAGGCGGAAAATCCCGACGCGGTCGCTCCGGCGCGGATGCTGGCGGCGCACTACCTGCGCAGCAAGCAGGCTCCCAAGGCCGTCATCCTGATCCGCAAGGTGCAGACCGCGCATCCGGCCGACGCCGACCTGCTCGACCTGCTCGGCCAGGCCCAGCTGGCCACCGACGATGCGGCCGGCGCGCTCGAGACCTACAGCAAGCTGGTCAGCGTGACGCCGAAGTCGGCCCAGGCCCAGATGCGCCTGGCGACGGCGCACGCCAAGCTGAAAAACCCGGGCGCGGCGGCCGACGACCTGAAGAAGGCGCTGGCGCTCGATCCGACCTTCATGCCGGCGCGCTACGCCCAGCTCGAGATGGCGATGGCCAAGGGGCCGACCGACGAGGCGCTGGCGCTGGCGCGCCAGCTCCAGCAAGCCGCGCCGAAGTCGGCCGAGCCGCTGGTGGTCGAAGGCGCTATCCTGGCCGCCCAGAAAAAGCCGGAAGCCGCGCTCAAGGCCTACGAGAAGGCGTTCACGCTGGCCCAGTCGCCGCAGCTCTTGGTGCGCCTGGCCGCGACGATGAAGTCGATGGGCAAGGACAAGGAAGCCGACGCCAGGCTGATGCAGTGGCAGAAGGAACACGGAACCGACCCGGTGATCGTCATGTACATGGGCGAAAACGCGCTGGCGAAGAAGCAATTCAAGGAAGCGGCCGAGCAGTTTGAAACCGTACTCAAGACCCACCCGGACAATCCGGCCGCGCTCAACAACCTGGCGCTGGCCTACCAGGCGCAAAAGGATCCGCGCGCACTGCCGATGGCCGAGCGGGCCATGCAACTGGCGCCCGACAGCGCCGCGGTGATCGACACGGTGGGCTGGATGCTGTCGCAGCAAGGCAACGTGCAGCGCGCCCTGCCGCTGCTGCAAAAGGCGGTGACGATCGCGCCGAAAGCGCCGGAACTGCGCTACCACCTGGCGTTTGCGCTGAACCAGTCCGGCGACAAGAAGGCGGCGCGCCAGGAACTCGATAAATTGCTCGCGGACAACAAGGCATTCCCGCAATTGGACGATGCTAAGGCATTGCTGAAAATTCTTTGA
- a CDS encoding N-acetyltransferase: MLSSQYEDVIVNQGKYGIRLTDTAEGRNSASMLISKMYAWRGYAGTHQLHDDPNRITLTATDQGETVGTLTIGIDSPIGLAADQIFKPELDAHRARGAKLCEFTKFAFDTNVRSKTSLANLFHLAVIYARDIHQCSDIMIEVNPRHRRFYEHMLGFQREADVRINPRVNAPAYLLRVNLEYVTDQIRQHGGTFTSGTTERSFYPYFFSPREESGIINRLLAVDEQHAA, from the coding sequence ATGTTGTCGAGCCAATACGAGGACGTGATCGTGAATCAAGGGAAGTACGGCATCCGGCTGACCGACACCGCCGAAGGCCGCAATTCGGCCAGCATGTTGATCAGCAAGATGTATGCGTGGCGCGGTTACGCCGGTACGCATCAGCTGCACGACGATCCGAACCGGATCACGCTGACCGCCACCGACCAGGGCGAAACGGTCGGCACGCTGACGATCGGCATCGATTCGCCGATCGGGCTGGCGGCCGACCAGATTTTCAAGCCCGAGCTCGACGCCCACCGCGCGCGCGGCGCCAAGCTGTGCGAGTTCACCAAGTTCGCCTTCGACACCAATGTGCGCTCGAAGACCTCGCTGGCCAACCTGTTCCACCTGGCCGTGATCTACGCGCGCGACATCCATCAGTGCAGCGACATCATGATCGAGGTCAACCCGCGCCACCGCCGCTTCTACGAGCACATGCTGGGCTTCCAGCGCGAAGCGGACGTGCGCATCAATCCGCGCGTCAACGCCCCGGCCTACCTGCTGCGGGTGAACCTGGAATACGTCACCGACCAGATCCGCCAGCACGGCGGCACCTTCACCTCGGGCACCACCGAGCGCTCGTTCTACCCCTACTTCTTCTCGCCGCGCGAGGAGTCCGGCATCATCAATCGCCTGCTGGCGGTGGACGAACAACACGCCGCGTAA
- a CDS encoding ThiF family adenylyltransferase — MTNPALAPSPDGAALRAPFNYHQAFARNIGWVTEDEQALLRGKRVAIAGGGGVGGVHLLTLARLGVGAFHIADFDKFDIANFNRQVGANMHTVGEPKVEVMAQMARDINPEIDIKLFPSGIDKDNLPAFLDGVDLYIDGLDFFAFDIRQRTFALCAELGIPATTVAPLGMGAALLNFMPGKMTFEEYFQWGQRAEIDKAIRFVVGLAPAGLHRPYLMVPSAVNFHQKRGPSTIMACQLCAGIAGTEALKILLGRGDVLAAPRGLQFDAYRNKLARTWRPGGNNNPLHKLMIKIATRQFAKMASAT, encoded by the coding sequence ATGACAAATCCCGCCCTCGCCCCCTCGCCTGACGGCGCCGCCCTGCGCGCCCCCTTCAACTACCACCAGGCGTTCGCCCGCAACATCGGCTGGGTCACCGAAGATGAACAGGCGTTGCTGCGCGGCAAGCGCGTGGCGATCGCCGGCGGCGGCGGCGTCGGCGGAGTGCACCTGCTGACCCTGGCGCGGCTGGGCGTGGGCGCCTTCCACATCGCCGACTTCGACAAATTCGACATCGCCAACTTCAACCGCCAGGTCGGCGCCAACATGCACACCGTGGGCGAGCCGAAGGTCGAGGTGATGGCGCAGATGGCGCGCGACATCAACCCGGAAATCGACATCAAGCTGTTTCCATCGGGCATCGACAAGGACAACCTGCCGGCCTTTCTCGACGGCGTCGACCTGTACATCGACGGGCTCGATTTCTTCGCCTTCGACATCCGCCAGCGCACCTTCGCGCTGTGCGCCGAGCTGGGCATCCCGGCGACCACGGTGGCGCCGCTCGGCATGGGCGCCGCGCTGCTCAATTTCATGCCGGGCAAGATGACGTTCGAGGAATATTTCCAGTGGGGCCAGCGCGCCGAGATCGACAAGGCGATCCGCTTCGTCGTCGGGCTGGCGCCGGCCGGCCTGCACCGGCCCTACCTGATGGTGCCGTCGGCGGTCAATTTCCACCAGAAACGCGGCCCGTCCACCATCATGGCCTGCCAGCTGTGCGCCGGCATCGCAGGGACCGAGGCGCTGAAAATCCTGCTGGGCCGCGGCGACGTGCTGGCGGCGCCGCGCGGCCTGCAGTTCGACGCCTACCGCAACAAGCTGGCGCGCACCTGGCGTCCTGGCGGCAACAACAATCCGCTGCACAAGCTGATGATCAAGATTGCCACGCGCCAGTTCGCCAAGATGGCATCGGCCACATGA
- a CDS encoding nitroreductase family protein: MSAPTVIEQILELARWAPSGDNMQTWRFEIAGPDHLVVHGFDTRDDCVYDLDGHPSQIAFGALLETIAIAASAHGLRAEAARRGDSAEQRPLFDVHFVADPAVSTSPLIDAITTRTVQRRPMKTRPLTAADKAALEAAAGPGYRVQWLEGFGPKLRAARLMFDNAKLRLTMPEAYEVHRRIIHWGVDRSPDRVPDQALGVDAATLRLMKWAMESWSRLSTMNRLMGTWAPRLQMDFVPGLACAAHFVIKAEQAPAGIDDYVAAGRAVQRFWLTLTQRGLFMQPEMTPLIFSRYVSEGRPFTRLEPLHARARGLQRRTAALIGGDAATPVYMGRLGAGPAPRARSERLPLEQLMQR; the protein is encoded by the coding sequence ATGAGCGCGCCGACCGTCATCGAGCAGATCCTCGAGCTGGCGCGCTGGGCGCCCAGCGGCGACAACATGCAAACCTGGCGCTTCGAGATCGCCGGCCCGGACCACCTCGTGGTGCACGGCTTCGACACCCGCGACGACTGCGTCTACGACCTCGACGGCCACCCCAGCCAGATCGCCTTCGGCGCGCTGCTGGAAACCATCGCGATCGCCGCCAGCGCCCACGGCCTGCGCGCCGAGGCGGCGCGGCGCGGCGACAGCGCCGAGCAGCGCCCGCTGTTCGACGTGCATTTCGTGGCCGACCCGGCGGTGTCAACCAGCCCGCTGATCGACGCCATCACCACGCGCACCGTGCAACGGCGCCCGATGAAGACCCGGCCCCTGACGGCGGCCGACAAGGCGGCGCTGGAAGCGGCCGCCGGCCCCGGCTACCGGGTGCAATGGCTGGAAGGCTTCGGCCCCAAGCTGCGCGCGGCCAGGCTGATGTTCGACAACGCCAAGCTGCGCCTGACCATGCCCGAGGCCTACGAGGTGCATCGCCGCATCATCCACTGGGGCGTGGACCGCAGCCCGGACCGCGTGCCTGACCAGGCGCTGGGCGTGGACGCGGCCACCTTGCGCCTGATGAAGTGGGCAATGGAGAGCTGGTCGCGCCTGTCGACGATGAACAGGCTGATGGGCACCTGGGCGCCGCGCCTGCAGATGGATTTCGTGCCGGGGCTGGCCTGCGCCGCCCACTTCGTCATCAAGGCCGAGCAAGCGCCGGCCGGCATCGACGATTACGTCGCCGCCGGGCGCGCGGTGCAGCGCTTCTGGCTGACCCTGACCCAGCGCGGCCTGTTCATGCAGCCGGAAATGACGCCGCTGATCTTTTCGCGCTACGTCAGCGAGGGCCGGCCGTTCACCCGGCTCGAACCGCTGCACGCGCGCGCGCGCGGCCTGCAGCGGCGCACCGCGGCGCTGATCGGCGGCGACGCCGCCACCCCGGTCTACATGGGACGCCTGGGCGCCGGCCCGGCGCCGCGCGCCCGCTCGGAGCGCCTGCCGCTCGAACAGCTGATGCAGCGCTAG